In Timaviella obliquedivisa GSE-PSE-MK23-08B, the sequence CAAAACGGTAGATGATAGCAGAGCCGTTTTTTTAATGACTAACATTTTTCCTCAAGCTCCAGATAATAATCAAGGGCCTTGGGCTCAGCTAGAGAGCTATTGTCGGGAGTTGGTGGCTCAGGGAAAGGAACTTTATATTGTGGCAGGGGGCGCGGGGGAAGGTGGAACAGGAGAGAAGGGAGAAAGTAGAACGATCGCCAACGGTAAAGTTTCAGTCCCTGCCTCAACCTGGAAAGTCGTGGTAGTGTCCGATCGCCCTGGCTCTGGTCTTGCGGGTATTACAGAGCGAACCCGAGTCATTGCCGTCATCATGCCTAACAAACAGGGTATTGAGTCTACAAACTGGCGCGAATATCGAAAATCGGTAGACCAAGTTGAAGAGTTAACGGGGTATAACTTGTTCTCAAATATTCCAAAGCTAGTTCAGGATGCAATCGAAGCCAAAATTGATGCCAATCTGCCTGTCAGACTGCCCGTCAAAAAACAGGTCAAATTGCCTGTGAAGCAACCTGTGGGCACCCCCTAAAACCGCAAGCGATGCCGATAATTGGCTACTGATTCTACAATTCCAAGGGCAATAAAATTAGTCAACAACGACGATCGCCCATAGCTGAGCCAAGGTAGCGGAATTCCTGTCACTGGAGCCAATCCAATGGTCATGCCAATGTTAATCAAAACTTGAAAAACAATCATTGACAACACGCCGATCGCCAGCAAAGATCCAAAATTGTCCTTAGCATTCTGAGCAATAATGACTAGCCTCAGGCTAATTAGCCAAAAGCAAGTTAAAACTGCCAAACAGCCCATAAATCCTAATTCTTCGCCGATCGCTGAGAAAATAAAGTCGGTTTGTTGCTCCGGAATAAAGTTGAGTTGGGTTTGAGTCCCTTGATTCAGTCCGCGTCCAAACAGTTGACCTGCGCCGATGGCAATGCGCGATTGAATCAGGTGATAGCCACCGCCTAGAGGATCTTTATCAGGATCAAGAAAAAGGGAAAGGCGATCGCGCTGGTATGCCTTCAAAACATTAGACCAGACGAAACTTCCCAATCCGCCTGCCACTAAATTAACTCCAGCAAATCCCAATGCCCCATAGCGTTGCCAGGGCAGAGTAAACCAAGCAACAAGCACAACTACAGCAATCCAGGCAAACCAACTGGGTAGAAAAACGCCAAACAGAATCGCCGATACTATGGGTGATACCAACAGCAGCAACCAGCCCGGATTAGCGTTTGCCCAGTACAGCATTCCTAACGTAATGGCAATAAAAACTAAAGAAGTGCCTAGGTCAGGCTGAAGCATAATGATGACCCAAGACAATCCCATAATGCCCAAAGTTTTGATCACCGTCGGAATTCTAGAAGCTCCTCGTTCCTGCAATGCCGCCGCAAGTGTGACAATGAGTGCAATTTTGGCAAATTCTGATGGCTGAAATCCAAAATTACCCAGGTAAAGCCAACTCTTGGCTCCATTCACCTCTGTTCCTAGAAAAGGAACGACTAATAGAATAACGTTCATGACTCCATAAGTAATCCAATGCCATCGCAGCAGATTTTCGTAGCGCCAACGTGCCAACGTCAGCGTCAGCACAATACCGATGCCGCCACCCAAGAGTTGTTGCCACCATTCGCCTAACCCTTTATTTAACTCAGTACTCCGAATCGCAATACTTCCCAAAATCGTGAGGGCGATCGCTACTCCAAGAAGCGTCCAATCAATTTCCAGCCAGGGCTGAGTAGCAGCTTTCCAATTAACACGAGGGAGCGATTTACGCAGCATAAGAGGAGGTCAGAAAGGGCAGAACGACTGAATGGGTCGTCTAAAGTTAAGCGATGAAGAAGCTAAGAAAGAGCCGCGATCGATACCTTTGCCGCAATTTGTTGAGCGATCGCTACCAATGCTTTAGCCGAAGCTGAGTGAGGAGCATTCACCACGATTGGAATGCCGCGATCGCCACCCTCCCGTAGTTCCATTTCTAAAGGAATACAACCTAATAGAGGCAACCCTAGCTCTTGAGAAGTTTTCTCGCCACCACCCGAACCAAAAATATCGTACTGACGATCGGGCATATCTGGCGGGACGAAGTAGCTCATGTTTTCAACAATCCCTAAGATAGGCACCTGTAACTGTTGGAACATTCGTAGACCCCGGCGGGCATCAATCAGAGCAACCGTTTGGGGTGTCGTCACAATCACTGCACCTGCCATTGGAACTGCCTGCGCCAGTGTCAATTGAGCATCACCTGTACCCGGAGGCATGTCTACAATTAAGTAGTCTAAGTCGCCCCACTGCACCTGATACAGAAATTGGCGAATAATGCCATTCAGCATTGGGCCACGCCACATGACAGGCTGATCAGGGTCAATCAAAAAACCCATCGACACAAGCTTGACTCCATGATTAAAGGCAGGTTCTAAAATATCGCCCTGTCCGCCAGACTGAACCATCACCTTTGCGCTGGCTAAACCCATCATTGTGGGAGCATTAGGGCCATAAATATCTGCATCAATGAGTCCTACCTTTGCACCCGCTTGGGCAAGAGCAACGGCAACGTTAACTGCTACAGTGCTCTTGCCCACGCCCCCTTTGCCACTGGTAATAGCCAGAATGTTCTTAATGCCATTAATGCCAGTGCGATCGGGTAAAGCCTTCTGCTGAGGTGTTTCAGAAGTGACCTCTACATCAATTTTTTCTACCCCTGGCAACGTTTTAACAGCGCGTTCACAATCTTCAACAATAAACTGACGCAACGGACAAGCAGGGGTAGTCAAAACTAGGGTAAAACTGACATTTCCCCCATCAACTTTGACATTGCGAATCATATTCAGTTCCACCAAACTTTTACGAAGTTCAGGGTCTTCTACAGGGCGCAAGACTTCTAAAATATTACTAGGGCTGAGTGTCTCAATCATATTTCTCTCCTCCCTGGTAAACATAAACAGGGCAATCTCGTAGTTTTCAACACTTCATTCTACCGCTACGCTAGAGCATTGCTAGCTAATAACTGCCCCAGGGTTATCATCAAGACTAGACTCAGTAAGTCAGGACTGGCAGGACGAATAAATTTAGGGTGATGTCCGCGATCGAGCAACCGTCTTTCCTGCTCTGCCGCATGAGCTAAATCCTGCGCCACTCTGGCAGCATAAGGACGAATCACTGACCAAACCAATGGTGATAGCCACCCTTTCAGAGTCACTGAATAGGAAACCTGTGTACCACAAAGAGCCGATTCTACCCGATAGGTCACTCGCTCCTCCAATCCAGGAATCGCCAAAATTCTGACGCTGAGGAGCTCCCCAGGTTGTACTCGCTCTACAAAAATGTGCATAGAGATAGGAAACAATCGCCCGACCGCTTGATAAATCAGCCCTGGCTTAGGAATTAACCCATAAGGCACATTAGTTTTAGTGAGCAAGGGATGCCAGGATACATCTGCTAAATCTACTACCTTCCGCCACAGATCTTCAACCGAGGCGGAGCTTAGAACTTCGTAAGTTTCTACTAAAGGATGAAACCGACTCGTCTTCCGACGAATTATATCTCGATGAACGAATCTAGACCAAAAGTCCAGCATCGCAATTCTCTCCAGCAAGTATCACAACAAGCAAACTTGGATAAGTAAACATGAGAAGCCCACTGCTTCGCGCGGCTTCTCTAGATAGCATCTCTAGCTGTCACCCCTTCTCGGATCTTACATCGTTGTTAGAATAGATGACCAAGTCAAACAGTGTGAAGAGGCAGCGATCGACCCGGTTTGGCTACTCTCTGCAATTTTCTAACTGCTCTAAGATTTCTAAATGCTCTTTTTTTCCTTAAGTCAGGCGACGCTGATACACTAATCTTTATTCCGCTTTTGAGTTCTTACCTTTGCCTTAAATTTTGGACTGACTTGACATGAACTGACTTAATACCTCCCCAGTTGAAAACGATAATTGAAAGCAATAATTCTTCAGCCTGGATACACCATACATAGACTTGGCTTCTACCCCTTATAGAGAAAACTCTTCAGCTATGCCCCCACTTGTTGCTAACTACTATTTGACCTACCGATGCAATGCCCGTTGCCACTTCTGTGATATTTGGGCGCTTGATCCAAAGAAAGAAGCCAGCTTTGAAACTATTGTGCAAAATATGCACGACTTAAAGCGCTTAGGCGTGAAGTACATTGACTTCACGGGGGGGGAACCTCTGCTGCGAGCAGATGCCGATAAGATCTACGCGAAAGCGAAGGCAATGGGCTTCTATACCAGCATGACGACTAACACGATTCTGTATCCTAAGCGAGCAAAAGAGTTTCAAGGCTTAATTGATTTCCTGAACTTCTCTTTGGACGGAGCAGATGCGGCAACCCACGACCAATCGCGTGGCACTAAAATTTTCGATACGTTGGTGGAATCAGTGAAGTTAGCGCTATCGTTGGGCGAGTATCCGGTTCTAAATCATACGGTGACGGCTCAAAACTATGAACGGTTGGGGGAAATTGCCAAGTTCGCCAATGATTTGGGCGTGCGGGTGTGGCTGAATCCGGCGTTTACGGCGTATAGCAATTACAACAACAAAAAGAATCCGACTCCTGAAATTGCAGCAGCGATCGAGACGGCTGCTAAGCAGTATCGTAATCTTGGCTACAATAAGGCGGCGCTGGCATTTATTGAAGCAGGCGGCAACGACACTCAAAATCCTCGCTGCAAGGCGGTGGATGCAGTGATTGCGATCTCGCCTAACGATGAGTTGCTGTTGCCCTGCTACCACTTTGCTCAGACAGGTCTTGCCATTGAAGGGAATCTGTATGAGATGTACCGTAAGTCGGAAGTTGTAGAAGAATATCGCCAGTCGCAAGGCACGTTGGCGGTGTGTGAAGGCTGTACGGTTTGGTGTTACCTTATCCCCAGTTTCTTCAAGGGTTTAGACAAATACTGGTTCCTTAATCAAATGACTTATGCCGGAGAATTCTTGGCGCGAAAACGATTCCTACAACGAGCCAGCGCCACTCGAGCCAGTGCTGATCAACTCACTCCTGTCTGATTTAGTTTCTGATTTGGAAGAGGAGAACCCTTTTGAGCGAGGCTTGGAGGGGCGCAGGCGTAAAGCGGCGATCGCCCTTACCGCAATTTGGAGCAGCACTATTGCTCTCCATCTACTGTCTTGGGGTTCCTGGGTGGTCTTGGGGTTAACTGCGGTGATGGGAGTCCATGCGGTGCGGGTCTTGTTTGCCCGCCCCATTCCTGTGCCTGACCCAATGGTGCGTCAGCATCCTGACGATTATCCCTATGTTTCAATCTTGGTCGCTGCCAAAAACGAAGAAGCCGTAATTGGGTCTTTGGTAGAAGATCTTTGCAACTTGGACTATCCCCCCGAACGTTACGATCTGTGGGTTGTTGATGACAACAGCAGCGATCGCACCCCTTTGGTACTAGAACGCCTCGCAGCAGAACACCCTCAGTTACACATCATTCGCCGCTCTAATAATGCCATGGGCGGCAAATCAGGCGCTCTGAACCAAGTTTGGTCGGTGGCGAAGGGCGATATTATTGCCGTTTTTGATGCCGATGCTCAGGTTCCCAAAGATTTGCTGCGGCGGGTATTGCCCTTGTTTGAGCGGGAGCAAGTAGGTGCGGTGCAGGTACGAAAAGCGATCGCTAACGCACCCACAAACCTCTGGACTCGAGGACAAGAGACAGAAATGGCGATCGACAGCTACTTCCAGCAGCAGCGTATTGCCTTAGGAGGCATTGGCGAACTGCGGGGCAATGGTCAGTTTGTGCGACGGGCAGCATTGGCAGGTTTTGGCGGCTGGAACGAGCAAACTATTACTGATGATCTAGATCTCACCCTGCGCCTCCATTTAGATCAATGGGATATTGATTTCCTGCTGCTACCTGCGGTGGGCGAAGAAGGCGTTACTCGTGCCCTTGGGCTGTGGCATCAGCGCAGTCGGTGGGCAGAAGGCGGCTATCAGCGCTATTTAGACTATTGGCAGTTAATTGCTCGAAATCGCATGGGCAGGCGTAAAACTGTTGATTTGTGCATGTTTTTGATGAGCCAGTATATGCTGCCGACCGCAACTGTGCCAGACTTGATGATGGCGATCGCCCGCAGCAGTTCTCCCATGCTGCTCCCCATCACGACTCTGATGATCATGCTGTCATTTATCGGCATGTTTACAGGGCTGCGGCGAATTGAATCAGGGATGCAAGAAACCTTGCCTAGACGAAGCCCCAGGGCGATCGCGGCAATGCTTTGGCAAACCCTAATGGGGCAAATTTATATGCTTCACTGGATTCCTATTATGGCGAGTACAACTGCCCGTATGTCAGTTCGCCCCAAAAAACTGAAGTGGGTCAAAACTGTGCATCACGGCGTAGAGGAAGAACTTGGGTTTGAATAACACAAACTAATTCTTGTCAAAATCACCCGCCGAGAATCGTGATATGTACGGTTAAACCTTGATTAGGTGTTGAACTAAGCTAGCGTGAGTGCCATCCTTCAAAGACATCAGGAATCCCTTTCTTCTGACTACTAGTTTGCCATTACGGACTCATTCTCAAGGGCTAAGCCCGATCGTTATGCTAGAAAGTGACCGATCGCTGTCATCTGGTGCTGCCTGGAACTGCCAAGCCTACGAGTGCTATTACCTTTGACGACAAGTTTTATATTTTTGTCAAGTTCTTTCCCTCTGATGCTATGGTTCGCCAAAAAGCAGACCTTATGGTTAGTCGGGGCAATCAAGTCGTTTTAACAAAAGTCCCTGAAGGACTGGTATTGTGGACGCTTGAACCAGATGCTGAACTTGTCAATCGCTGAAGGATTTGATAAACCTTAAAGGAATCCACTGATCTAAAGACACTGTGAGTAAACGCTTACCCGAAACCACCGCCTATATTCGGATTACGCGCCAGTCTTGGCAACAAGGCAAAATTGAGGGCGATGTGCATGTGAGTGATTATGAATGGGAGTTTAAGTGGGAGTTTCGTAAAGGTGAACTGCTGGTAGAACCTTCTCGAGGACGGGCATTGATTAAAGAGCCATTGAGCCGTTTTTTAGAGCGATGCGACTACCAGCTTGAACCAGGCGGCGATTATTGCTTTACGATTCGGGCAGAAATTTAGTTAAACAAAGTTGGTTAAACAAAGATTTAGGCTAAGAATCTAAGCAGTAAGGCGTTCTAAGTAACGTTCGATTAGCAAAATGGCGACAATGTCATCAATAGGACGGGGCAAGGTGCGGATGCCTTGAGGAATGAGTTTTGCCAGACCTTGAGGGGGATACATTTGCCAGTAGCGATCGCGCGCTTCCAACGTACTATAACGCTCGTCTACTGGCACAATCCGCAAAGGATCTGCTAATCCAGCGGTAATTTTCTGTCGCCATTCCTTGGCGCTCGTTTGGTCTCCCAAGACTAGAAAAGAAATGGGATACTGCTGTTGAAGGCTTTGAATCGTCGCGATCGCCTCTGACGCTGGAACAACTTCATGGTAGTAGAGACAACGGTCAAGCCCCATAACAGCTAAACCGCACTTTTGACGACCTGGATCAAAGCCAAGAATAACAGGCTGGCCGGGGAGAGACGCGGAAAGAGCCATAGGAAGCAAGAGTAGAAATAGGGTAATGACTCAAGGTGAAACAGGCTGAGTGCTGAACAAAACCTGTCCATTCTGTACAGCAACTAGCTCAAGACGCGAAATTCCGGCAGTATAGGAGTTTTCAGCAGCAGCAACCTGAATTTCTAAGGGCTGGTTGTATTCTTCCACTTCTTTAAAGAACTTGACAACGATTTCCGATCGATCATCAGCAATGACGACTTGCTCAGGAAGAATGCCTGCCTGACGTGCCCTGAACTGAGCCGCTGCAATCACTCTCAGGATAAGTTCTGCTAAGGCTTCACTAGTCAAAGAAGTCGGATCGACAGGAGCAGATGCAACAATGCCGCCTCTAGGAAAGACTAGTTGGTTATGAATAGCGATCGCCCGAACCTCAATACAGGCATCGCCCGCTAAAACGCAGGGTTGCCCAACCGCGTAGTTGCGGGCAGAAAGAATCCGAATGACATATTCTTGACCGTCCTGAATTTGCTTAATGACAGGCTCAACTTCAGAATTAGGAATCCGAATGACTTGTCTGTTCAGATTAGGCAGGTCGGGGCGAATTCGCTGGAGTGCAAAGCGATTAGCTTGCAACAACACCTGGTTCACAAGCTGTGGGGCAGCAGTGGGATCGACAACTTTGAATGGAGGAGAGGAAGCAAGAACCTGGTTACGAAAGAGAGTCACGCTGCCGTCTCGGATGCCTTGTAAATCTTGGACTTCTTTCTCTAATTCAGAGCGCTGGCTAGCGAGGGCTAAAAGCTGAGTTTCGCGTTGGGCGATCGCCTGATCCCGGGCTAAGATTTCTTGATCGCGCTCAGCAATTTGAACTCTTACCTGATCTCGCTGTCGAATCAGATCTTGACGACCCGCTTGAAGCTGTTGTAATTCGGTGCGTAGGGTGGCAAGTTGGCTAGATACCGTCTGCAAGAAAGTTTGAGCTTGCTGAAAGCGATCCTGAGCCTGCTGAAAGCGAGCTTGAACTGTAGCCAACCGAGCTTGGGCTTGGTCAAGCTGGGCAGCGGTGCGAGCTTGGCGATCGTTGGCGGCTTGCAGAAACTCATTAATCGTTGCTAATCTTTTCCGAGCTGCTTCCTGCTTACGCCGAGCCGTTTGTAACCGCCGCTCAATTTGTTCTCGTTCTGCCTTGGCTTTATCTCGCTCCTCTTCAGCAACCTGCCGTTCTCGACGAATTCGCTCTAGATCAAAAACACCAGTGCGTAAATTATCACTCACTGCAAAGAGAATACCGAAGGTAGAAGCCGCAATAATTCCTCCTGTGAGAATAGTGATGAGAGTCGCTGTTTTTCGAGGGCGAAGATTAAATAGGGTAAGACGGGCTTTGCCTACACGAGTACCCAGGCGATCGCCCACAGTGGCAATGACTCCGCCTAAAATTAGAATTGCTGCAATCAAGACCAACCCAGTGGTCATTAGTATCTTTGAAGAAGTTCAGATCCAGACTACTGTATTCTGTGCAGTCTGATAGTGCTGTGTTGACATCCTAGTAAATTTTGAGTTAATGAAACTTCTCTGCTTGAGTAACGGACATGGAGAAGATGCGATCGCGCTGCGGATAATTCAGCAACTCCAACAACATCCTAACTGTCCTCAACTGGCGGTGCTACCCCTTGTAGGCGAAGGAAACGCTTACGCAAACCATGGCATTTCCATCTTAGGACAGGTCAAAACAATGCCGTCGGGCGGGTTCATCTACATGGATGGACGGCAGTTTGCTCGAGACTTGCAAGGAGGACTCGCCCAATTAACTTGGAACCAGATTCAGACGGTACGAGCTTGGGCAAAGGAAGGCGGAATGATATTGGCTGTAGGAGACATTGTGCCGCTGCTGTTTGCCTGGTGGAGCGGCGCACCCTATGCTTTTGTGGGCACAGCAAAGTCAGAGTATTACCTACGCAACGAGCAAGGGATTTTGCCCCGTGGCTCTTGGTTTGAGCAATTAGAAAGCGCTTGGGGTTCTGTTTATCTACCTTGGGAGCGCTGGTTAATGAGCCGTCCTCAATGTAAAGCAGTGTTCCCTAGAGATACATTAACCGCTGAAACTTTAGCTCAGTGGTCAATTCCAGTCTTTAATTTTGGCAATCCTATGATGGATGGATTGGAGCCCAGAGGGATTGATTTGAGGGCACAGGCGGGAGAATTAACCTTCGTTTTGCTGCCAGGGTCGAGAGTCCCAGAAGCTTATGAAAACTGGGAAATAATTTTGGAAGCAGTATCAAAATTGTTGAAAACATTTGGATCTTTAGAGGTATCAAAAACAAATCAGCCTTTGCTAGAATCTACTTACTCGTCTCTACGCTTTTTGGGAGCGATCGCTCCCACAGTTTCTCCTGCTCTACTCTGCCCCCTTCTAGAGCGGTACGACTGGACGCTGGTGTCTCAATCGATATCTCAATTGGATCTGACTTTTAAGCATGGGAATGCTACTCTACTGCTAGTCCTATCAGCATTTAATGACTGTCTGCACCAGGCAGATATGGCGATCGCCATGGCAGGAACAGCTACTGAGCAGTTTGTTGGGTTAGGAAAGCCTGCATTCATCTTGTCGGGGAAAGGTCCTCAGTTTACATCTACCTTTGCTGAGGCACAGACTCGCCTACTAGGAGATTCGGTGATTTGGGTTGAACACCCTGACCAGTTGCCTCAAGAGATTCAGGCACTTTTGCAAGATGGTCAACGTCTAGAACATATTAGTGAAAATGGACAGCGTCGGCTAGGTGAGCCAGGAGCATCGCAGCGTATTGCACGGCTTTTGTTGAAGCAATTGGGTGCGTTAAATTGATTTGCCTTGCGATCGAGTTCAAGTCTTACGCGATTTTAAAACAGACTACTACTGAATTAAATACTATTACCGACTGCTACTGAATCAAATACTATTACCAAATATCGGGTAATCAAATGTTACAAGAACAGAATTACAGACTCTTTTTAGACGAGGCGACGAAAAATGAGAACCGCAGAACTACTAGAACTTTATAAACAGGGAAATAGGGATTTCAGGAATCAAGACCTCAGGAGCAAGTCGTTTGTTGGGCAAGACTTGTCGGGGGCTAACTTAAGCGGATCTGATATTCGAGGCACAGATTTTACAAATGCGATTCTTCAAAATGTTAACTTTACAGGGGTTAGAGCCGGGCTCCTGCCCGTTCAGAAAGCAATCATTTTGATTACATCAGTTATGGCATCTCTTCTGTTGGGAGGCTTGGCGGGTTGGGTCGATGCCTTAGTGGAATTAGAGTTTCACAATAGCGACGGGTTTGGCGGAATTGCACCTTCTATTAGTGCTAAGTGGATTGTCCTGATTATTCTGCTAGTGTTTGGCTATGTTACTCAGCGTCATGGCATGGTGTCAGGCTTTAGCACCTTTACTGTGGCATTGGGGGTAGCTGTAGTGGGGGCATTTATCAGTACATCTTTTGTGTCGATCGCAGCGGCAATTGTCATTGCCATTACGGTTGTAGCTTTTATTGCAGTGGTAACAACGATTATTGTTATCTTGTCATTAACCGCAGCTTTGTCGATTAATGTGAACGCCGGAGCAATTGTTCTAGCTGCCTTTACGCCAACTTTTGCGCTGGTTGCCGTTCCATCAGCAGGTGAATCAGCAGTGGTTTTGGCGATCGCAGTTACGCTT encodes:
- a CDS encoding glycosyltransferase family 2 protein, coding for MPENSWRENDSYNEPAPLEPVLINSLLSDLVSDLEEENPFERGLEGRRRKAAIALTAIWSSTIALHLLSWGSWVVLGLTAVMGVHAVRVLFARPIPVPDPMVRQHPDDYPYVSILVAAKNEEAVIGSLVEDLCNLDYPPERYDLWVVDDNSSDRTPLVLERLAAEHPQLHIIRRSNNAMGGKSGALNQVWSVAKGDIIAVFDADAQVPKDLLRRVLPLFEREQVGAVQVRKAIANAPTNLWTRGQETEMAIDSYFQQQRIALGGIGELRGNGQFVRRAALAGFGGWNEQTITDDLDLTLRLHLDQWDIDFLLLPAVGEEGVTRALGLWHQRSRWAEGGYQRYLDYWQLIARNRMGRRKTVDLCMFLMSQYMLPTATVPDLMMAIARSSSPMLLPITTLMIMLSFIGMFTGLRRIESGMQETLPRRSPRAIAAMLWQTLMGQIYMLHWIPIMASTTARMSVRPKKLKWVKTVHHGVEEELGFE
- the rodA gene encoding rod shape-determining protein RodA → MLRKSLPRVNWKAATQPWLEIDWTLLGVAIALTILGSIAIRSTELNKGLGEWWQQLLGGGIGIVLTLTLARWRYENLLRWHWITYGVMNVILLVVPFLGTEVNGAKSWLYLGNFGFQPSEFAKIALIVTLAAALQERGASRIPTVIKTLGIMGLSWVIIMLQPDLGTSLVFIAITLGMLYWANANPGWLLLLVSPIVSAILFGVFLPSWFAWIAVVVLVAWFTLPWQRYGALGFAGVNLVAGGLGSFVWSNVLKAYQRDRLSLFLDPDKDPLGGGYHLIQSRIAIGAGQLFGRGLNQGTQTQLNFIPEQQTDFIFSAIGEELGFMGCLAVLTCFWLISLRLVIIAQNAKDNFGSLLAIGVLSMIVFQVLINIGMTIGLAPVTGIPLPWLSYGRSSLLTNFIALGIVESVANYRHRLRF
- a CDS encoding SRPBCC family protein — its product is MLDFWSRFVHRDIIRRKTSRFHPLVETYEVLSSASVEDLWRKVVDLADVSWHPLLTKTNVPYGLIPKPGLIYQAVGRLFPISMHIFVERVQPGELLSVRILAIPGLEERVTYRVESALCGTQVSYSVTLKGWLSPLVWSVIRPYAARVAQDLAHAAEQERRLLDRGHHPKFIRPASPDLLSLVLMITLGQLLASNALA
- a CDS encoding lipid-A-disaccharide synthase-related protein: MKLLCLSNGHGEDAIALRIIQQLQQHPNCPQLAVLPLVGEGNAYANHGISILGQVKTMPSGGFIYMDGRQFARDLQGGLAQLTWNQIQTVRAWAKEGGMILAVGDIVPLLFAWWSGAPYAFVGTAKSEYYLRNEQGILPRGSWFEQLESAWGSVYLPWERWLMSRPQCKAVFPRDTLTAETLAQWSIPVFNFGNPMMDGLEPRGIDLRAQAGELTFVLLPGSRVPEAYENWEIILEAVSKLLKTFGSLEVSKTNQPLLESTYSSLRFLGAIAPTVSPALLCPLLERYDWTLVSQSISQLDLTFKHGNATLLLVLSAFNDCLHQADMAIAMAGTATEQFVGLGKPAFILSGKGPQFTSTFAEAQTRLLGDSVIWVEHPDQLPQEIQALLQDGQRLEHISENGQRRLGEPGASQRIARLLLKQLGALN
- a CDS encoding pentapeptide repeat-containing protein translates to MRTAELLELYKQGNRDFRNQDLRSKSFVGQDLSGANLSGSDIRGTDFTNAILQNVNFTGVRAGLLPVQKAIILITSVMASLLLGGLAGWVDALVELEFHNSDGFGGIAPSISAKWIVLIILLVFGYVTQRHGMVSGFSTFTVALGVAVVGAFISTSFVSIAAAIVIAITVVAFIAVVTTIIVILSLTAALSINVNAGAIVLAAFTPTFALVAVPSAGESAVVLAIAVTLLSAYISWRAYLGDGRHTVLQTIAADFSTRNGTNFRGANLTNADFSQARLQGANFNDAIFKRTRITKAIYADSTV
- a CDS encoding Mrp/NBP35 family ATP-binding protein; amino-acid sequence: MIETLSPSNILEVLRPVEDPELRKSLVELNMIRNVKVDGGNVSFTLVLTTPACPLRQFIVEDCERAVKTLPGVEKIDVEVTSETPQQKALPDRTGINGIKNILAITSGKGGVGKSTVAVNVAVALAQAGAKVGLIDADIYGPNAPTMMGLASAKVMVQSGGQGDILEPAFNHGVKLVSMGFLIDPDQPVMWRGPMLNGIIRQFLYQVQWGDLDYLIVDMPPGTGDAQLTLAQAVPMAGAVIVTTPQTVALIDARRGLRMFQQLQVPILGIVENMSYFVPPDMPDRQYDIFGSGGGEKTSQELGLPLLGCIPLEMELREGGDRGIPIVVNAPHSASAKALVAIAQQIAAKVSIAALS
- a CDS encoding DUF3084 domain-containing protein, with amino-acid sequence MTTGLVLIAAILILGGVIATVGDRLGTRVGKARLTLFNLRPRKTATLITILTGGIIAASTFGILFAVSDNLRTGVFDLERIRRERQVAEEERDKAKAEREQIERRLQTARRKQEAARKRLATINEFLQAANDRQARTAAQLDQAQARLATVQARFQQAQDRFQQAQTFLQTVSSQLATLRTELQQLQAGRQDLIRQRDQVRVQIAERDQEILARDQAIAQRETQLLALASQRSELEKEVQDLQGIRDGSVTLFRNQVLASSPPFKVVDPTAAPQLVNQVLLQANRFALQRIRPDLPNLNRQVIRIPNSEVEPVIKQIQDGQEYVIRILSARNYAVGQPCVLAGDACIEVRAIAIHNQLVFPRGGIVASAPVDPTSLTSEALAELILRVIAAAQFRARQAGILPEQVVIADDRSEIVVKFFKEVEEYNQPLEIQVAAAENSYTAGISRLELVAVQNGQVLFSTQPVSP
- a CDS encoding radical SAM protein, with the protein product MPPLVANYYLTYRCNARCHFCDIWALDPKKEASFETIVQNMHDLKRLGVKYIDFTGGEPLLRADADKIYAKAKAMGFYTSMTTNTILYPKRAKEFQGLIDFLNFSLDGADAATHDQSRGTKIFDTLVESVKLALSLGEYPVLNHTVTAQNYERLGEIAKFANDLGVRVWLNPAFTAYSNYNNKKNPTPEIAAAIETAAKQYRNLGYNKAALAFIEAGGNDTQNPRCKAVDAVIAISPNDELLLPCYHFAQTGLAIEGNLYEMYRKSEVVEEYRQSQGTLAVCEGCTVWCYLIPSFFKGLDKYWFLNQMTYAGEFLARKRFLQRASATRASADQLTPV
- a CDS encoding DUF3146 family protein, which encodes MSKRLPETTAYIRITRQSWQQGKIEGDVHVSDYEWEFKWEFRKGELLVEPSRGRALIKEPLSRFLERCDYQLEPGGDYCFTIRAEI
- a CDS encoding DNA/RNA non-specific endonuclease; this encodes MLISIVALLLLSSCSGLMEDPRVSQSASNPNALLGLPSSATSFSASDYLINRPQYVMSYNRSKAIPNWASWQLNQNWLGSLPRVPFAPDNTLPTGWEKVNPNDYTGSGFDRGHVVPAADRDKTVDDSRAVFLMTNIFPQAPDNNQGPWAQLESYCRELVAQGKELYIVAGGAGEGGTGEKGESRTIANGKVSVPASTWKVVVVSDRPGSGLAGITERTRVIAVIMPNKQGIESTNWREYRKSVDQVEELTGYNLFSNIPKLVQDAIEAKIDANLPVRLPVKKQVKLPVKQPVGTP
- a CDS encoding pre-16S rRNA-processing nuclease YqgF; the encoded protein is MALSASLPGQPVILGFDPGRQKCGLAVMGLDRCLYYHEVVPASEAIATIQSLQQQYPISFLVLGDQTSAKEWRQKITAGLADPLRIVPVDERYSTLEARDRYWQMYPPQGLAKLIPQGIRTLPRPIDDIVAILLIERYLERLTA